A stretch of Henckelia pumila isolate YLH828 chromosome 4, ASM3356847v2, whole genome shotgun sequence DNA encodes these proteins:
- the LOC140862920 gene encoding uncharacterized protein: MIAGGSADGDSNRARKSWSKKEIMGVEAKKPDSCPIITFGPEDLEGVCFCHNDAQIIQAWVVNYDIKRVFVDSGSSVNVIFQEAFEQMDLQGCETTPVKTALYGFAGHTVQPRGEIWLPVTLGSEGLRKTVMTLFTIVEAPSSYNILLGRPALNAFMVVASAYHHKIKFPVGDKVGEVQGDQPSSRRCYADTVRVDTKRA, from the coding sequence ATGATTGCTGGAGGGTCTGCAGATGGTGATTCTAACCGTGCCCGGAAATCCTGGAGTAAAAAGGAGATCATGGGAGTTGAAGCCAAGAAGCCCGACTCCTGTCCGATCATCACTTTTGGACCCGAGGATTTGGAGGGAGTGTGTTTTTGTCATAATGATGCCCAAATTATTCAGGCTTGGGTGGTAAATTATGACATAAAAAGAGTGTTTGTAGACTCCGGGAGTTCAGTAAATGTCATTTTCCAGGAGGCGTTTGAGCAAATGGATCTGCAGGGGTGTGAGACTACCCCAGTGAAGACGGCGCTATACGGGTTTGCTGGTCATACCGTACAACCCCGAGGAGAAATCTGGTTGCCTGTTACTTTGGGGTCAGAGGGTTTGAGAAAAACTGTAATGACACTTTTCACCATAGTCGAGGCCCCGTCTTCCTACAACATATTATTAGGGAGACCGGCCTTAAATGCTTTTATGGTTGTGGCTTCTGCGTACCATCATAAAATTAAGTTCCCTGTTGGTGACAAAGTAGGGGAAGTCCAAGGAGATCAACCCTCTTCCCGACGGTGTTATGCTGACACCGTCCGGGTAGACACTAAGAGGGCTTGA